A window of Apium graveolens cultivar Ventura chromosome 8, ASM990537v1, whole genome shotgun sequence contains these coding sequences:
- the LOC141678887 gene encoding protein DROOPING LEAF-like, which yields MDLVQPYEHVCYVRCNFCSTFLEIRIPCKRMMDTVTVKCGQCSNLSYLSATLPPVQSPNLDYSTTHLQTCSDLKKKKKKSKHIRNLSPIKHESTSSHDSSSPNAPFVVKPPERKHRLPSAYNRFMREEIQRIKAANPNIPHRDAFSAASKNWSRCTPSMPLFNTIPGTHNNE from the exons ATGGATTTGGTTCAACCTTATGAGCATGTGTGTTATGTCCGGTGCAACTTCTGCAGCACTTTTCTTGAG ATTAGGATACCATGCAAAAGGATGATGGATACGGTAACTGTGAAATGTGGGCAGTGTAGCAATCTCTCGTATCTGAGTGCAACCCTTCCACCAGTGCAATCACCAAATCTCGATTACTCGACTACACATCTGCAG ACTTGTAGtgatttgaagaagaagaagaagaaaagtaAGCACATTCGTAATTTATCGCCTATTAAGCATGAATCCACTTCTAGTCATGACTCATCGTCCCCCAATGCACCTTTTGTTGTAAAAC CTCCGGAGAGGAAGCATAGGCTTCCTTCGGCGTACAACCGGTTCATGAG GGAGGAGATACAAAGAATCAAAGCTGCTAATCCGAACATACCTCATAGAGATGCCTTCAGTGCAGCATCAAAGAAT TGGTCTAGGTGCACTCCAAGTATGCCTCTCTTCAACACCATTCCCGGGACCCACAACAAT GAATGA
- the LOC141678163 gene encoding putative 6-phosphogluconolactonase 1 isoform X2, with protein sequence MAFSGAEKEGKEVKIYENLDDLKIDLAEYVAELSEAAVKERGTFSVALSGGSLIGLMGELRHPPYIETLDWALWHIFWADERVVPKNHPDSNYKLAKDNLLPKVLVLPSQMHSINDSLSAKEASEGYEFLIRQLVKTRLVGVSETSDCPKFDLILLGMGSDGHVASLFPNHSVLDNTEDWVTYVTDSPKPPPERITFTMPVINAAANVVVVAIGSSKADAVHLAIDDVGHECPSLPAKMVKPTNGKLTWFLDKLAASKLDSCAHKSE encoded by the exons ATGGCTTTTTCTGGAGCTGAAAAAGAAGGAAAGGAAGTGAAGATTTATGAAAATTTGGATGACCTCAAAATTGATCTTGCAGAATATGTAGCAGAATTGTCGGAGGCAGCTGTTAAAGAGCGGGGAACTTTTTCTGTAGCTTTATCGGGCGGTTCTCTCATTGGCTTGATGGG GGAACTTCGTCATCCTCCTTACATTGAGACTCTTGATTGGGCCCTGTGGCATATATTTTGGGCTGATGAACGTGTGGTGCCAAAGAATCATCCCGATAGCAACTATAAGCTAGCAAAGGATAATCTTTTGCCGAAG GTGCTTGTTCTTCCTAGTCAGATGCATTCTATCAATGATTCGTTATCGGCAAAGGAAGCTTCCGAGGGGTATGAGTTTCTCATCAGGCAGCTAGTGAAGACCCGATTAGTTGGGGTTTCTGAGACCAGCGACTGTCCCAAGTTTGACCTAATACTTCTTGGCATGGGCTCGGATGGTCATGTCGCCTCACTATTCCCTAATCATTCGGTTCTCGACAACACAGAGGATTGGGTGACTTATGTCACCGACTCACCCAAACCCCCGCCAGAGAGGATAACATTCACTATGCCTGTAATCAATGCCGCAGCCAATGTAGTTGTGGTTGCAATAGGCAGCAGCAAAGCGGACGCTGTGCACTTGGCAATTGATGATGTGGGTCATGAATGTCCTTCCTTGCCTGCAAAGATGGTGAAGCCAACCAATGGAAAATTGACTTGGTTTTTGGACAAGTTGGCTGCATCGAAGCTTGATTCATGTGCTCACAAATCTGAATAG
- the LOC141678163 gene encoding putative 6-phosphogluconolactonase 1 isoform X1, whose translation MAFSGAEKEGKEVKIYENLDDLKIDLAEYVAELSEAAVKERGTFSVALSGGSLIGLMGRELRHPPYIETLDWALWHIFWADERVVPKNHPDSNYKLAKDNLLPKVLVLPSQMHSINDSLSAKEASEGYEFLIRQLVKTRLVGVSETSDCPKFDLILLGMGSDGHVASLFPNHSVLDNTEDWVTYVTDSPKPPPERITFTMPVINAAANVVVVAIGSSKADAVHLAIDDVGHECPSLPAKMVKPTNGKLTWFLDKLAASKLDSCAHKSE comes from the exons ATGGCTTTTTCTGGAGCTGAAAAAGAAGGAAAGGAAGTGAAGATTTATGAAAATTTGGATGACCTCAAAATTGATCTTGCAGAATATGTAGCAGAATTGTCGGAGGCAGCTGTTAAAGAGCGGGGAACTTTTTCTGTAGCTTTATCGGGCGGTTCTCTCATTGGCTTGATGGG CAGGGAACTTCGTCATCCTCCTTACATTGAGACTCTTGATTGGGCCCTGTGGCATATATTTTGGGCTGATGAACGTGTGGTGCCAAAGAATCATCCCGATAGCAACTATAAGCTAGCAAAGGATAATCTTTTGCCGAAG GTGCTTGTTCTTCCTAGTCAGATGCATTCTATCAATGATTCGTTATCGGCAAAGGAAGCTTCCGAGGGGTATGAGTTTCTCATCAGGCAGCTAGTGAAGACCCGATTAGTTGGGGTTTCTGAGACCAGCGACTGTCCCAAGTTTGACCTAATACTTCTTGGCATGGGCTCGGATGGTCATGTCGCCTCACTATTCCCTAATCATTCGGTTCTCGACAACACAGAGGATTGGGTGACTTATGTCACCGACTCACCCAAACCCCCGCCAGAGAGGATAACATTCACTATGCCTGTAATCAATGCCGCAGCCAATGTAGTTGTGGTTGCAATAGGCAGCAGCAAAGCGGACGCTGTGCACTTGGCAATTGATGATGTGGGTCATGAATGTCCTTCCTTGCCTGCAAAGATGGTGAAGCCAACCAATGGAAAATTGACTTGGTTTTTGGACAAGTTGGCTGCATCGAAGCTTGATTCATGTGCTCACAAATCTGAATAG
- the LOC141680867 gene encoding uncharacterized protein LOC141680867 — protein MGANPSFIWRSLTEAQPLVLAGVRRCVGSGTTINILNDPWLPDSTNPFVSSTHPGVLEEAAMIGWAIWRACNDLVWNQKNSTAASIVFSARITLDQYRYAQARKGISLSLHLDGGKEREHWTAPVNNQIKVNVDGAIFEWKACNVQPEIAEINGIKEALSWIDRHSWPPVVLETDSLVCVQAINSNMFMPSQFGLLVQDCQESLFSKRNITLRYVKRSANKAAHCIARDSCFYLGGVLQVEDCSAEVISIVVADTSLQ, from the exons ATGGGAGCTAATCCAAGTTTCATATGGCGAAGTCTTACGGAGGCTCAACCTCTTGTGTTGGCAGGAGTTCGGAGGTGCGTTGGTTCTGGCACAACTATAAACATTTTGAACGATCCTTGGCTTCCTGATAGTACAAATCCATTTGTAAGTTCAACCCATCCCG GTGTGTTGGAAGAGGCGGCGATGATTGGTTGGGCTATATGGAGAGCGTGTAATGATCTTGTCTGGAATCAAAAGAATTCCACTGCGGCATCTATTGTCTTCTCAGCAAGAATTACTCTTGATCAATATAGATATGCTCAAGCTAGAAAAGGTATTTCTCTGTCTTTACATTTAGATGGAGGAAAAGAGAGAGAGCATTGGACTGCACCTGTTAATAATCAGATCAAAGTTAATGTTGATGGGGCAATTTTTGAATGGAAG GCTTGTAATGTTCAACCAGAAATCGCTGAAATCAATGGAATTAAGGAGGCGTTAAGTTGGATCGATAGACACTCTTGGCCTCCTGTTGTCCTGGAGACTGATAGTCTGGTTTGTGTCCAAGCTATCAACAGTAATATGTTCATGCCATCACAGTTTGGTCTGTTAGTTCAGGATTGTCAAGAAAGTTTATTTTCTAAACGTAATATTACTTTGCGTTATGTTAAACGGTCTGCAAACAAAGCCGCTCACTGCATTGCAAGGGACTCTTGTTTCTATTTAGGTGGTGTACTTCAGGTAGAGGATTGTTCTGCTGAAGTAATTTCCATTGTAGTGGCTGATACTTCTTTACAATGA